In a single window of the Anabas testudineus chromosome 19, fAnaTes1.2, whole genome shotgun sequence genome:
- the tanc2b gene encoding protein TANC2 isoform X5, which produces MVDRLLPAIVCQPLLLSLCSMGALRESSQELGPPPSVDEAANTLMTRLGFLLGDKVSEGPAGTQYSMEEPEARQGQNQRISPCSTLTSSTASPPAGSPCSTLPPAMPGQAGNKDCAYGSVTSPTSTLESRDSGIIATLTSYSENMERGGKYGEGSRGNLKLWQSQKSGMDSFLYRVDENMTASTYSLNKIPERNLESMSSHSAHSIPLYLMPRPNSVAATSSAHLEDLAYLDEQRHTPLRTSLRMPRQSTTCGPGRSGQDLRVRFAPYRPQDIALKPLLFEVPSITMDSVFTGREWLFQEIDAHLNSPNVSTNRGVVVVGNIGFGKTAIISRLVALSCHGTRMRQIASDSPQASPKHGDGLPLTQPQPTHGTLGGGSCPGTPEMRRRQEEAMRRLASQVVAYHYCQADNAYTCLVPEFVHNVAALLCRSPHLVAYREQLLREPHLQSILSLRSCVQDPLASFRRGVLEPLDALYKERKINSEEDLIILIDGLNEAEFHKPDYGDTIVSFLTKTINKFPPWLKLVVTVRTTLQEITNALPFHHISLDGLEENDAIDQDLQGYILHRIHSSPEIQNNISLNGKMDNTTFGKLSAHLKALSQGSYLYLKLTFDLIEKGYLVLKSSSYKVVPVNLAEVYLLQCNMRFPTQSSFERALPLLNVAVASLHPLTDEQIYQAINAGSLQGTLDWEDFQQRMDNLSVFLVKRRDGTRMFVHPSFREWLIWREEGEKTKFLCDPRSGHTLLAFWFSRQENKLNRQQTIELGHHILKAHIFKGLSKKVGVSSSILQGLWVSYSTEGLSAALSSLRNLYTPNIKVSRLLMLGGANVNYRTEVLNNAPVLCVHSHLGYMDMVALLLEFGASVDAPSESGLTPLGYAAAGGHMSIVTALCRRKAKVDHLDKNGQCALVHAALRGHMEVVKFLIQCDWGMGQQQQQSPQSQQQAAFTKSHAVQQALIAAASMGYTEIVSYLLDLPEKDEEEVERAQINNFDTLWGETALTAASGRGKLEVCRLLLEQGAAVAQPNRRGIVPLFSAVRQGHWQIVDLLLTHGTDVNLADKQGRTPLMMAASEGHLGTVEFLLAQGASLSLMDKEGLTALSWACLKGHLPVVRCLVESGAATDHADKNGRTPLDLAAFYGDSEVVQFLVDHGAMIEHVDYSGMRPLDRAVGCRNTSVVVALLKKGAKIGPATWAMATSKPDIMIILLSKLIEEGDSFYKKGKVKEAAQRYQYALKKFPREGFSEDLKTFRELKVSLFLNLSRCRRKMNDFGMAEEFATKALELKPKSYEAYYARARAKRSSRQFPEALEDLNEAIKQCPNNREIQRLLQRVEEECRQLNQEEHQQQDLELEPPPSPPPTPPPEEEESLALSLSMPLPPPPEPRLEDMEPVQDLFEDEDYLEQELEAMSMSLPPPESLTNPTSLPIIQSPPLSPTHPDQIYIAGGSPMGLPYEYHPTSSSMSSPTRGTYQPTSPSLSPTHQNSHYRHSPPHTSPVHQPSYRFSPPPMGTGGQGMDHQSPPPSPLRRAAQYRASPPLESVCLYRSQSGSPVRYQTEQHPGRPKSPLSKMSSQRSFQLSSQPSLSSQHHQAQGLRLQPSIAQIVRTNQPSNVMGNSSYCGQMGHSMGGRYQGGSVDVESRLVYQPSLDGRSMSQVQASLSSGALCQHGGRGGVMESGLLKDELPQRPSSAYRASSGGPGGIRYSQTPQISRSQSAAYYPVAEHVLERANAMPPCQLGSPEIPHMVRRPVSANTTEMKQHVPTPRPLIHSQSVGLRFSPSSNNISTGSTSNLAPGFRPSSSIQQMEIPLQATYERTCDDISPISPSQGGGGLYQGEPTRSRNTPFMGIIDKTARTQQYLHQPSRSRAMTSMDCAISPTSPGQLVQQGSTYSPPTSLGNIAYYNKTNNAQNGHLLEEDYYSQSQPPSLGKLANGSRGSGDILERVSQVPTYPDVKVARTLPVAQAYQDNMYRQLSRDSRTQGPTSPIKPKRPFVESNV; this is translated from the exons gGGAGTCAAGCCAGGAGCTGGGCCCCCCTCCGTCGGTGGATGAGGCAGCCAACACATTGATGACGCGCCTGGGTTTCCTTCTGGGAGACAAAGTGAGTGAGGGGCCAGCCGGTACCCAGTACAGCATGGAGGAACCCGAGGCGAGACAG GGCCAGAATCAGAGGATCAGCCCATGCTCCACCCTGACCAGCAGCACTGCCTCTCCCCCTGCAGGCAGCCCCTGCTCCACCCTCCCTCCTGCCATGCCTGGACAGGCTGGCAACAAGGACTGCGCCTACGGTTCTGTTACCAGTCCCACCTCAACACTGGAGAGCAGGGACAGCGGGATTATCG cTACTCTGACTAGCTATTCCGAGAACATGGAGCGAGGCGGCAAATACGGCGAGGGCTCCCGGGGAAACCTCAAACTGTGGCAGTCCCAGAAATCAGGCATGGACTCGTTCCTGTACAGGGTGGATGAAAACATGACCGCCTCCACCTATAGCCTCAACAAAATCCCTGAGCGAAACCTGGAGAGCATGTCCTCCCACTCTGCCCACTCTATCCCTCTGTACCTCATGCCCCGCCCTAACTCTGTGGCTG CTACTAGTTCGGCCCACCTGGAGGATTTGGCATACCTCGATGAGCAAAGACACACTCCATTACGCACCTCGTTGCGCATGCCCAGACAGAGCACCACCTGCGGGCCGGGCCGCTCCGGGCAGGACCTGAGAG TGCGTTTTGCACCCTATCGGCCTCAAGACATTGCCCTCAAACCTCTACTGTTCGAGGTGCCCAGCATCACTATGGACTCTGTCTTCACGGGCCGCGAGTGGCTCTTCCAGGAGATCGATGCCCACCTCAACAGTCCCAATGTCAGCACCAACCGTGGCGTGGTCGTGGTAGGCAACATTGGCTTCGGCAAGACTGCGATCATCTCTCGTCTGGTGGCACTCAGCTGTCACGGCACCCGCATGAGACAGATTGCCTCCGACAGCCCTCAGGCTTCACCCAAAC ATGGAGATGGGCTCCCCCTCACCCAGCCACAGCCCACGCATGGCACCCTGGGCGGAGGCAGCTGTCCTGGAACCCCTGAGATGAGGCGACGTCAGGAAGAGGCCATGAGGAGGCTGGCATCTCAG GTGGTGGCGTACCACTACTGCCAGGCAGATAATGCGTACACCTGCTTGGTGCCTGAGTTTGTGCATAACGTGGCGGCGCTCCTGTGCCGCTCGCCGCACCTTGTCGCCTACAGGGAGCAGCTGCTAAGGGAGCCACATCTACAAAGCATCCTGAGTCTGCGCTCCTGCGTCCAGGACCCCCTGGCCTCTTTCAGGCGGGGTGTCCTAGAGCCCCTGGATGCACTTTACAAAG AGAGGAAGATCAACTCTGAGGAGGACCTCATCATCCTCATTGATGGTCTGAACGAGGCAGAGTTCCACAAGCCGGACTATGGAGACACCATCGTGTCTTTCCTCACCAAAACCATCAACAAGTTCCCTCCCTGGCTCAAACTGGTCGTGACAGTCAGAACCACGTTACAG GAGATCACCAACGCACTGCCATTCCACCACATCTCTCTGGACGGCCTGGAGGAGAACGACGCCATAGACCAGGACCTGCAGGGCTACATCCTGCATCGTATCCACAGCAGCCCCGAGATCCAGAATAACATCTCGCTCAACGGCAAGATGGACAACACCACCTTCGGCAAGCTCAGCGCTCACCTCAAGGCCCTGAGCCAGGGCTCCTATTTGTACCTCAAACTCACTTTTGACCTCATCGAGAAGGGCTACCTTGTCCTCAAAAGCTCCAGCTATAAG GTGGTTCCTGTCAACCTGGCAGAAGTGTACCTGCTGCAGTGCAACATGCGCTTCCCCACGCAGTCATCGTTCGAACGGGCGCTTCCTCTGCTCAACGTGGCCGTGGCCTCACTTCACCCGCTGACCGATGAGCAGATATATCAGGCCATCAATGCTGGTTCACTACAG GGTACATTGGACTGGGAAGATTTCCAGCAACGTATGGACAACCTGTCAGTCTTCCTGGTGAAGAGGAGAGACGGTACCAGGATGTTTGTTCACCCCTCCTTCAGGGAGTGGTTAATctggagagaagaaggagagaagacgAAGTTCCTCTGTGATCCGAG GAGTGGGCACACCCTACTGGCCTTCTGGTTCTCTCGGCAGGAGAACAAGCTGAACAGACAGCAGACTATTGAACTGGGCCATCACATTCTCAAAGCACATATCTTCAAG GGTCTCAGCAAGAAAGTCGGGGTTTCCTCATCTATCTTGCAAGGCCTGTGGGTATCCTACAGCACAGAGGGCCTTTCAGCTGCACTTTCTTCACTCCGAAATCTCTACACTCCCAACATCAAG GTGAGCCGGCTACTGATGCTGGGTGGTGCCAATGTAAACTACCGCACCGAGGTCCTGAACAACGCCCCCGTGCTTTGTGTCCACTCCCACTTGGGTTACATGGACatggtggctctgctgctggagTTTGGCGCCTCTGTTGACGCCCCATCTGAAAGCGGACTCACGCCATTAGGCTATGCTGCCGCTGGTGGACACATGTCCATCGTGACCGCCCTCTGCCGCAGGAAAGCGAAG GTGGACCACCTGGACAAGAACGGTCAGTGCGCTCTGGTTCATGCAGCCCTGAGGGGCCACATGGAGGTGGTGAAGTTCCTCATCCAGTGTGACTGGGGCATGgggcaacaacagcagcagtcacCGCAAAGCCAACAACAGGCAGCGTTCACAAAGAGTCATGCAGTTCAGCAGGCCCTCATCGCCGCAGCCAGTATGGGATACACAGAG ATTGTGTCCTACCTCCTGGACCTGccagagaaagatgaagaggaggtggagagggcTCAAATCAATAACTTTGACACCCTGTGGGGAGAGACAG ctCTGACTGCAGCCTCTGGTCGGGGGAAGCTGGAGGTTTGTCGCTTGCTACTGGAGCAGGGTGCGGCTGTGGCCCAGCCCAACAGGCGAGGCATCGTCCCGCTATTCAGCGCCGTCCGACAGGGTCACTGGCAG ATCGTGGACCTCCTCCTCACGCACGGAACAGATGTCAACCTAGCTGACAAGCAGGGTCGTACTCCTTTAATGATGGCTGCCTCAGAGGGACACCTGGGCACCGTTGAGTTTTTATTAGCTCAAG GAGCCTCTCTGTCCCTGATGGATAAGGAGGGTCTGACCGCTCTGAGCTGGGCCTGTCTGAAAGGACATTTACCTGTCGTCCGCTGCCTGGTGGAGAGCGGAGCCGCCACCGACCACGCAGATAAAAACGGACGCACACCCCTCGACCTGGCAGCGTTTTACGGTGATTCTGAAGTG GTGCAGTTCTTGGTTGACCACGGGGCCATGATAGAGCATGTCGACTACAGCGGGATGCGTCCTCTCGACAGGGCGGTCGGCTGTAGAAACACGTCGGTGGTGGTCGCTCTGCTCAAGAAAGGAGCCAAGATAG GTCCAGCAACATGGGCAATGGCCACCTCCAAACCCGACATCATGATCATCTTACTCAGCAAACTCATCGAGGAGGGGGACAGTTTCTACAAG AAGGGGAAGGTGAAGGAGGCAGCACAGCGTTATCAGTACGCCCTCAAAAAGTTTCCACGCGAAGGCTTCAGTGAGGACCTCAAGACATTCAGGGAACTCAAAGTATCGCTCTTCCTCAACCTGTCCCGATGTCggagaaaaatgaat GACTTTGGGATGGCTGAGGAATTTGCAACAAAGGCACTTGAACTGAAACCAAAATCGTATGAGGCATACTATGCCAGGGCACGTGCCAAGCGTAGCAGCAG ACAATTTCCTGAAGCCTTAGAGGACCTGAATGAAGCCATAAAGCAGTGCCCCAACAATCGAGAGATCCAGCGGCTGCTGCaaagggtggaggaggagtgtCGACAGCTCAACCAGGAGGAGCACCAGCAGCAGGACCTGGAGTTGGagcctcctccctcccctcctcctacGCCTCCCCCAGAAGAGGAGGAGTCTCTGGCCCTGTCCCTGTCCATGCCTCTTCCACCTCCCCCAGAGCCCCGCCTGGAGGACATGGAACCTGTCCAGGACCTATTTGAGGATGAGGACTATctggagcaggagctggagGCTATGTCCATGAGTCTGCCCCCACCGGAGTCTCTCACTAATCCTACCAGCCTCCCCATTATTCAGAGCCCACCTCTCTCGCCTACACATCCAGATCAGATCTACATAGCTGGAGGTTCGCCAATGGGTCTGCCCTATGAATATcatcccacctcctcctccatgtcctcTCCAACCCGTGGGACATACCAGCCCACATCCCCTTCTCTGTCCCCAACACACCAGAACTCCCACTACCGACACAGCCCGCCTCACACATCGCCAGTACATCAGCCATCCTATCGCTTCAGCCCGCCTCCTATGGGCACTGGAGGTCAAGGGATGGACCACCAGAGCCCACCACCATCCCCTTTACGTCGAGCTGCTCAGTACAGAGCCAGTCCACCATTAGAGAGTGTTTGTCTTTACAGGTCCCAGTCCGGATCACCTGTGCGATACCAGACAGAGCAGCACCCTGGCCGACCCAAATCTCCCCTCTCTAAGATGAGCAGTCAGCGTTCGTTTCAGTTGAGCTCGCAGCCGTCTCTGTCATCCCAGCACCACCAAGCCCAAGGCCTTCGTCTCCAGCCTTCTATAGCCCAAATAGTCCGCACAAATCAGCCCAGCAATGTGATGGGCAACAGCAGCTATTGTGGCCAGATGGGTCACTCCATGGGTGGTCGCTACCAGGGGGGTTCAGTGGACGTGGAGAGCCGGCTAGTGTACCAGCCCTCCCTGGATGGACGGTCCATGTCCCAGGTTCAGGCCAGCCTCAGTTCTGGGGCCCTCTGTCAGCACGGCGGCCGAGGAGGGGTCATGGAGTCTGGCCTGTTGAAGGATGAGCTACCCCAGCGCCCCTCCTCTGCCTACCGCGCCAGCAGCGGGGGCCCGGGGGGCATCCGTTACAGCCAGACACCTCAGATAAGTCGTAGCCAGTCAGCCGCCTACTACCCAGTCGCAGAACACGTACTGGAGCGTGCCAATGCCATGCCCCCCTGCCAGCTGGGCTCTCCTGAGATCCCCCATATGGTGAGACGCCCCGTCAGTGCCAATACTACTGAGATGAAGCAGCATGTGCCCACCCCCAGGCCTCTCATCCACTCCCAGAGTGTGGGCCTTCGATTCTCCCCCTCCAGTAACAACATTTCTACTGGCTCCACCTCAAATCTAGCGCCGGGCTTCAGGCCTTCGTCTTCCATTCAACAGATGGAGATACCCCTACAAGCCACATATGAGCGCACCTGCGATGACATCTCTCCCATCTCTCCCTCACAGGGTGGTGGGGGGCTGTATCAGGGTGAACCCACCCGCTCTCGAAACACGCCTTTCATGGGTATTATAGACAAGACGGCACGGACTCAGCAGTACCTGCATCAGCCCTCGCGGTCCAGGGCCATGACGTCCATGGACTGTGCAATCAGCCCCACCTCACCTGGGCAGCTGGTCCAGCAAGGCTCCACCTACAGTCCCCCCACCTCTCTGGGCAATATCGCCTACTACAACAAGACCAACAATGCCCAAAATGGACACCTGCTGGAAGAGGACTACTACTCCCAGAGCCAGCCCCCCTCACTGGGCAAGCTAGCCAATGGCTCCCGTGGCAGTGGGGACATCCTGGAGCGGGTCAGCCAGGTGCCCACCTACCCAGATGTGAAGGTGGCAAGGACTCTGCCTGTGGCACAGGCCTACCAGGACAACATGTACCGCCAGCTCTCGCGTGACTCCCGTACCCAAGGCCCCACCTCCCCCATCAAACCAAAGAGACCCTTTGTGGAGTCAAATGTGTGA